In one Rhodococcus sp. B50 genomic region, the following are encoded:
- a CDS encoding DUF3558 domain-containing protein codes for MIAGRARRWGAALTAALAAGALLTGCTRTVEGRAVPEGIGGGTGAEFTRLLTECDAVADDKIAEAVGADYVLRGFFGAICRWDGEGPTGVVKITFNWFETGSLDHERAAAEGLGYEIENTTIEGRRALQMRRPGDPLSCGVSSGASTTGIFGWWVQYTSGGADPCEAAATLARLTLNLSS; via the coding sequence GTGATCGCGGGACGCGCACGCCGGTGGGGCGCCGCGCTCACGGCGGCTCTCGCCGCCGGAGCCTTGCTCACCGGTTGCACGCGCACCGTCGAAGGACGAGCCGTCCCGGAAGGGATCGGCGGCGGCACGGGTGCCGAGTTCACCCGGCTGCTCACCGAGTGCGACGCGGTCGCCGACGACAAGATCGCCGAAGCTGTGGGAGCGGATTACGTCCTGCGAGGATTCTTCGGCGCGATCTGCCGGTGGGACGGCGAAGGGCCCACCGGAGTTGTGAAGATCACCTTCAACTGGTTCGAGACCGGTTCGCTCGATCACGAACGTGCCGCCGCCGAGGGGCTCGGATACGAGATCGAGAACACGACCATCGAGGGTCGGCGGGCCCTGCAGATGCGCCGGCCCGGCGATCCGCTGTCGTGCGGGGTCAGTTCCGGGGCGTCGACGACCGGCATCTTCGGCTGGTGGGTGCAGTACACCTCCGGAGGAGCGGACCCCTGCGAAGCTGCTGCTACGTTGGCTCGGCTCACACTGAACCTCAGCAGTTGA
- a CDS encoding acyl-CoA dehydrogenase family protein produces the protein MSIIETDEQKELRAAVAALAERYNYVDYVLPKSRDHQPLTELWAEASKLGFLGVNLPEEYGGGGAGIYELALVQEELSAKGAGLLLVVVSPAICGTIISKYGTDAQKQEWLPGLADGSRIMAFGITEADAGSNSHNITTIARRDGDDWILSGSKVYISGVDQADAVLVVSRTEDAKTGKLRPALFIVPTDAPGFTRTPMEMDILEPDYQFSLFFDDVRLPADALVGEPEAALMQLFAGLNPERIMGAAMAVGMGRYALDAAVRYANERTVWKQPIGAHQGIAHPLAQRKIELELAKLMMQKAAVLYDNGDDFGAAEAANMAKYAAGEAAIAALDQAIQTHGGAGLTREYGLAAMLGAARIARVAPVSREMILNFVAQHSLGLPKSY, from the coding sequence TTGAGCATCATCGAGACCGACGAGCAGAAGGAACTACGCGCTGCGGTGGCGGCTCTGGCCGAACGCTACAACTACGTCGACTACGTGCTCCCCAAGTCGCGCGACCACCAGCCGCTCACCGAATTGTGGGCGGAGGCATCCAAGCTCGGCTTCCTCGGTGTGAACCTTCCGGAGGAGTACGGCGGCGGCGGCGCCGGCATCTACGAGCTCGCGCTGGTGCAGGAGGAACTGTCCGCCAAGGGGGCGGGGCTGCTGCTCGTCGTGGTCTCGCCGGCCATCTGCGGCACGATCATCTCCAAGTACGGCACCGACGCCCAGAAGCAGGAGTGGCTGCCCGGACTCGCCGACGGCTCACGCATCATGGCGTTCGGTATCACCGAGGCCGACGCCGGATCCAACTCGCACAACATCACCACGATCGCGCGTCGCGACGGTGACGACTGGATCCTCTCCGGCAGCAAGGTGTACATCTCCGGTGTCGACCAGGCCGACGCCGTGCTCGTGGTCTCCCGTACCGAGGACGCGAAGACCGGCAAGCTCCGTCCGGCCCTGTTCATCGTGCCCACCGATGCTCCGGGCTTCACGAGGACACCGATGGAGATGGACATCCTCGAACCGGACTATCAGTTCTCCCTCTTCTTCGACGACGTTCGGCTTCCCGCCGACGCGCTGGTCGGAGAGCCCGAGGCCGCACTCATGCAGCTGTTCGCCGGCCTGAATCCCGAGCGGATCATGGGCGCGGCGATGGCGGTGGGCATGGGCCGGTACGCCCTCGACGCCGCGGTGCGCTACGCGAACGAGCGCACCGTCTGGAAGCAGCCCATCGGTGCGCACCAGGGCATCGCCCACCCCTTGGCGCAACGCAAGATCGAGCTCGAACTCGCCAAGCTCATGATGCAGAAGGCCGCCGTCCTCTACGACAACGGTGACGACTTCGGGGCCGCCGAGGCCGCGAACATGGCCAAGTACGCCGCGGGCGAGGCCGCGATCGCCGCGCTGGACCAAGCGATCCAGACCCACGGGGGTGCGGGACTGACCCGGGAGTACGGACTCGCGGCGATGCTCGGCGCCGCGCGCATCGCTCGCGTGGCGCCGGTCAGTCGGGAGATGATCCTCAACTTCGTGGCCCAACACTCGTTGGGTCTGCCGAAGTCGTACTAG
- a CDS encoding TetR/AcrR family transcriptional regulator, translating to MATIVRREDYFDAALAILATNDHAGLKQARLCSHLEVTTGSFYNYFESWAQFKTEFLQHWLESQTLQLAAAARLEGSLPRRLRLLVEFACSLPHSAESAIRGWSHSDSGVHEVQSKVDDLRYAVVAEAVGPYVDSREEAERFARLALYTLVGYQQTVPLQDVSSLRWSLGYLLQTLLPPDEADRLFPSKSA from the coding sequence GTGGCGACCATCGTCAGGCGTGAGGACTACTTCGACGCCGCGCTGGCCATTCTGGCCACCAACGACCATGCCGGACTCAAGCAGGCACGGTTGTGCAGTCATCTCGAAGTGACGACCGGCTCGTTCTACAACTATTTCGAGAGCTGGGCGCAGTTCAAGACCGAATTCCTGCAGCACTGGCTCGAGAGCCAGACACTCCAGCTCGCCGCGGCGGCGCGTCTCGAGGGGTCTCTGCCCCGACGACTGCGGTTGCTCGTCGAATTCGCGTGCAGCCTCCCCCACTCCGCCGAGTCCGCCATCCGCGGTTGGTCGCACAGCGACTCCGGCGTCCACGAGGTGCAGAGCAAGGTCGACGACCTGCGGTACGCGGTGGTGGCCGAAGCGGTGGGCCCGTACGTCGATTCGAGGGAAGAGGCGGAGCGATTCGCGCGGCTGGCCCTGTACACGCTCGTCGGCTACCAGCAGACCGTGCCTCTGCAGGACGTGAGCTCGTTGCGGTGGTCGCTCGGCTACCTGCTGCAGACGCTGCTCCCGCCGGACGAAGCAGACCGCCTCTTCCCTTCGAAGTCCGCCTAG
- a CDS encoding DUF3558 domain-containing protein — protein MPLPRIGRTATAVATAGLIGLGAVACGNSDDAGQAEASPTASVTDPGPLFDECGAMSDDEVAAAFGLGTFTTVTRNSVGCEWEVYVGGPSVSFSWYRGSPIGRERAGSDLIGRPAADVEIGGRAGFLGSYQNELGQTTLCEIGVEFGGDFVHWSVSYSNLTPVADACVVARGLATTSVERVQK, from the coding sequence ATGCCTCTCCCGCGCATCGGAAGGACGGCGACTGCCGTGGCGACAGCCGGTCTCATCGGTCTCGGGGCCGTTGCGTGCGGGAACTCCGACGACGCGGGGCAGGCCGAGGCCTCGCCGACCGCGTCCGTGACCGACCCCGGTCCGTTGTTCGACGAGTGCGGTGCGATGTCCGACGACGAGGTGGCAGCGGCCTTCGGCCTCGGAACGTTCACGACGGTGACGCGCAACTCGGTGGGCTGTGAATGGGAGGTCTACGTCGGTGGCCCCAGCGTGAGTTTCTCGTGGTACCGGGGAAGTCCCATCGGACGCGAACGTGCCGGATCCGATCTCATCGGCCGGCCCGCGGCCGATGTCGAGATCGGGGGACGGGCCGGGTTCCTGGGGTCGTATCAGAACGAGCTGGGGCAGACCACGCTGTGCGAGATCGGTGTGGAATTCGGTGGCGATTTCGTCCACTGGTCGGTGTCGTATTCGAACCTCACACCCGTCGCCGACGCCTGCGTGGTCGCTCGCGGCCTCGCGACCACGAGCGTGGAAAGGGTGCAGAAGTGA
- a CDS encoding TetR/AcrR family transcriptional regulator, producing the protein MTREPKQDRSRATRRRLLEATIDCLAESGWVATTVGVVAERAGVSRGAAQHHFPTREDLITASLEFMFDSRIERVRTEPFGVPEGVGHTEAVVERIVDQCTGNMFKAALQVWTAAAADPALREMLLPLEEKFGRVSHAVAVEQLAADDTDPVVHRMVQATLDLARGLGLADVLTDDSARRREIVRHWAAQLDEVLRESSSRRTQERPAR; encoded by the coding sequence ATGACGCGAGAACCGAAGCAGGACCGCAGCCGCGCCACGCGGCGGCGACTGCTCGAAGCAACGATCGACTGTCTCGCCGAATCGGGTTGGGTCGCAACCACAGTGGGTGTGGTCGCCGAACGGGCGGGGGTGTCGCGCGGGGCCGCCCAGCACCACTTCCCGACCCGGGAGGATCTCATCACCGCATCGCTCGAGTTCATGTTCGACAGCCGCATCGAACGGGTCCGCACAGAGCCGTTCGGCGTGCCCGAGGGCGTCGGCCACACGGAAGCGGTGGTCGAGCGCATCGTCGACCAGTGCACCGGAAACATGTTCAAGGCGGCCCTGCAGGTGTGGACGGCCGCGGCGGCCGACCCGGCGTTGCGCGAAATGCTCCTGCCGCTCGAGGAGAAGTTCGGGCGCGTCTCGCACGCGGTGGCCGTCGAGCAGCTCGCGGCCGACGACACCGACCCGGTCGTGCACCGGATGGTGCAGGCGACACTGGATCTCGCGCGCGGCCTGGGCCTGGCCGATGTGTTGACCGACGACTCGGCCCGCCGACGCGAGATCGTCCGGCATTGGGCTGCGCAGCTCGACGAGGTGCTGCGGGAGTCCTCGAGTCGTCGCACGCAGGAGCGCCCGGCTCGGTAG